A window from Blastocatellia bacterium encodes these proteins:
- the mltG gene encoding endolytic transglycosylase MltG, with translation MSTFLIIHHYTNQPRIHPYATHVITINQGASAGAIYHQLQSYSVLPDSWLMRTWFKLKTSQNTLKAGDYQFPSPITPRQVYEKLVQGDVVKRFVTIPEGLNRFEIVAIIEKLGLASSESLLELTSDPKLLNLIKDLDPAATDLEGYLYPDTYQYTANSTPEQLLTMMVKRFRQVFSPAFIERANQLKMSVREVVTLASMIEREAKLDEERAIISSVYHNRLQKGIKLDCDPTVIYAAILAQKWTGVIRRSDLQRRSPYNTYLTPGLPPGPIASPGKKSIEAALFPADTPYLYFVVNAEANNGSHLFTDNFVNHQANVALYRTSQQKKVNHQR, from the coding sequence TTGTCAACTTTCTTAATCATTCACCACTACACGAATCAGCCAAGAATACACCCCTACGCCACCCACGTGATTACTATCAATCAAGGCGCTTCTGCCGGGGCTATTTATCATCAACTCCAGAGTTACTCTGTGCTTCCTGATTCATGGCTGATGAGAACTTGGTTTAAACTCAAAACTTCACAAAACACTTTAAAGGCCGGCGACTACCAATTCCCATCACCAATCACCCCTCGACAAGTCTACGAAAAGCTCGTGCAGGGCGACGTCGTGAAGCGGTTTGTGACAATTCCCGAAGGGCTTAATCGGTTTGAAATTGTCGCAATCATAGAAAAACTCGGATTGGCCTCATCTGAGAGCTTACTTGAACTGACCAGTGATCCAAAGCTACTCAACTTGATAAAAGATCTCGACCCAGCCGCAACAGACCTTGAAGGCTATCTCTACCCCGACACCTACCAATACACTGCTAATTCAACGCCTGAGCAACTCCTGACGATGATGGTCAAACGGTTTCGCCAGGTTTTTTCGCCTGCTTTCATCGAACGCGCGAACCAACTAAAAATGTCTGTAAGAGAAGTAGTCACCTTAGCCTCGATGATTGAACGAGAGGCTAAACTAGACGAGGAGCGAGCTATTATTTCGTCCGTCTATCATAACCGCTTGCAAAAAGGAATTAAGCTGGATTGTGATCCAACAGTCATATATGCCGCCATTCTCGCCCAGAAATGGACAGGCGTCATCCGACGCTCAGACCTGCAACGACGGTCTCCATATAACACCTACCTCACTCCTGGCCTGCCCCCCGGCCCTATCGCTTCGCCTGGCAAAAAATCTATCGAAGCGGCCCTCTTTCCTGCCGATACTCCCTATCTTTATTTTGTCGTGAACGCCGAAGCCAACAACGGCTCGCACCTTTTCACTGACAACTTTGTGAACCATCAAGCTAATGTTGCTCTCTATCGCACGAGCCAACAGAAAAAAGTAAATCACCAACGATGA
- a CDS encoding GAF domain-containing protein, with amino-acid sequence MADEILLRKMEYIAEQSRSWDELLRKTVELLYLNNERYHWVGIYLLEDDTLVLHNYMGKPTEHTRIPVGKGVCGTAVQQRENQLIGDVTKLENYLACSPETKSEIVVLIKDDERILGQIDIDSDQRDAFGPDDESFLNQIAGIIAAKSRQLLPSRSKNHA; translated from the coding sequence ATGGCAGACGAAATCCTACTACGCAAAATGGAATATATCGCCGAGCAAAGCCGCTCATGGGACGAGCTCTTGAGAAAAACGGTCGAATTGCTCTACCTAAACAACGAGCGTTATCACTGGGTCGGCATCTACTTGCTTGAAGATGACACGCTCGTCTTGCACAACTACATGGGCAAGCCCACTGAGCATACTCGCATACCCGTCGGCAAAGGCGTTTGTGGCACTGCTGTTCAACAACGTGAGAATCAGCTTATCGGCGATGTTACAAAGCTAGAGAACTACTTAGCGTGTAGTCCAGAAACAAAGTCAGAGATCGTCGTTCTCATTAAAGACGATGAGAGGATTCTCGGCCAAATTGACATTGACAGCGACCAACGCGACGCTTTCGGTCCCGATGACGAGAGCTTCCTTAATCAAATAGCCGGGATTATCGCCGCCAAATCCAGGCAACTTCTGCCGTCCAGAAGTAAAAATCACGCTTAG